TTCCCGGGCGAGCACCTGGTGCAGCCGTGCCTCGTCCCGGGGCTCGCGGCGGAAGGAGAAGGGATTGCGGAAGGTCCGGCCCTCGAGCGGCCCGTACTTGGTGTCGTGGTCCGAGATGAGGTCGCGCAGTTCCTGGAGCCGGGTCTCCAGGTAGTCGAGGAACGCCGGATCGAAAGGCCCGATGCCCGCGCGCTCCCCGGGCTCGCGCGCCACCCAACGCGCCCAGTCGTAGCCGAACAGGAAGTCATGGGCGTAGCGGAAGCGCAGCTCGGACTTGTTGCCGAAGCCCCGGCACAACGCCGCCACCCGCCCGGCGAACGCGCGCATCTCGTCCGCGCCCCCCGCCTTCCACAGGCAACAGGCCAGGTAGTCCAGGTCCCAGAAGATGTTGTCCGGAAAGTCCTCGACGAGCACACCCACCACGTCGGCCAGTCCCTCGGCGAAGGCCCGCCGCCGCGCCTCCTCTCCCTCCATCAACCGCGCCGCCAGTTCCACCGGTAGCGGCGCGCGCGCGCGGGAGGGATCCAACGAGGCACGCGCCCCCAACGCGGGCCCCAGGCGCTCCAACCGCGCGAACAGCCTCCGGGCATCAGCGATCACCGCGCACCTCCCCACCGCCCCATGAGCACCAGCGCGGACAACACCAGCGTGCCCCACCAGATGGCGCGGTGGAGTTCCAACTTGTAGGCCCCTTGCGCCGCGAACGCATTCGTCACCGCTTCCGGGCTCTTGCGCCACGCACGCACGCCGAAGAACAGCACCGGGAGCGCCGCCAGGAACCCCAACGTCCCCCTCGAGATCCAGAACACGGCCCCCATGGACAGCAGGCCATCCGAGGCCCGCCGGACCGCCGAGTTCCCCAGCCACGTGGTGAAGGTGCGCTTGCCTCCGGCACGGTCACTCTCCTCGTCGGACAACCCACTGGCGAGCGCGCTCGCCAGGCAGAGCGCCAGCAGTCCCGGAGCCCAGGTGCGCAGTGTCCCTGGCGCCCACTGTCCACATTGCGCATAGGCATGCAGCACGGGAAGCACCCCGCCCACGCCCACCATTTCCAGCAACTCCCCGCCCCCCCGGTAGTTGAGCCGCAGTGGCGGCAGCGTGTAGGCGGCGAAGATGAACAGGCTCAGGGCCGCGAGCGGCAGGAGCAACGGCCGCGCGAGCACGGCTCCGGCGGCGCCCGCCAACACCAGGGCCCCCACCCCCGCGCCCAACCCCGCCAGCAGCAGGGCCCTCGCGGGGAGGATGCCGTCGGGGATCGTCTTCGGCGAACAGCCGCGCGGGAACATGCGGCGCTTGAGGGCATCCACCTCGCGGTCCGCCCAATCGTTGAGCAGCACGATGAAGGTGATGTCCAACGCCGTCCACAACACGCCCCAGGCGAGCGCGCCCGCCGACCACCGCCCCGCGCTCGCCGCCCCCACCGCCTGTCCGAACAACGCGGGGACGAACACCTTCGGCCAGCTCGCCGGCTTCAGCGCGTACCACCACCGCCGCGCGGACCCCATCGACTCGACACCCACCACGCAATGCCTCCCGGCGTACGACCTCCCTCACCCACTTATAGCGTCGAAACGGGCCGTGCTCGTGTGCCACTTCGTCCACGCTTGCTGTCCGCCGGTGGACACCCCGCGCAAGCGCTTCCCCGAGAGAACATCGTCCCTATTTTGACCGGACGGAGGTTGGACATGACGAAGGTCACGGATCAGGCATCGGGTGTCGTCGCGGGCACCCTGGACATCTCCACCGAGAGTGAGCAGGACGTCGCGCAACCCACCGACGCGGGCGCGGTGCTCGCCCGCCGCAAGCTCGCCGCAACCCGCGCGAAGAAGGCCGCCGCCCGGGCCCAGGCGCCCCTGGCGAGCCGCACGGCCACCTCCGGCAAGCTCCGCCAGAAACGTTGAGGCTCCACGGGTGCGGAGGACGGGAGACACGCTCTGTACTCCAGTCCACTGTCGCTCAACTTCCCCGTGCACGTGGCCGGAGCCTCCCTAGATTCCGCCGCCGATGTCACCCCGGAGCGGTGAGGCCGGGGCCACACCACAGAGGAGCGAACCATGACGAGGAAGGCACTGTTGGCCGTGACGCTGGGAACGCTGCTGGCCGGTAGCGTGGGCTGCCACCGCAACACGCGTGAGCGCGCCGAGGACACCGCCGAGGAGGCCGCCGACAAGGTCGAGGACACCGCCGAGAAGGCCGGCGACAAGGCCGAGGACGCCGCCGAGAAGGCCGGCGACAAGATCGAGGACGCGACCGACAAGTAGTCGGGCGGGAAGGCGAGCAGCCCGGAAAAGGCGGAGCGCGGGACCCGATGGTAGAACCGGGCCATGCACTCCGCCTTTTGCGTGCTCGCCCTGCTGCTCGCGGCCGGTGAGACCCCGGACCCGAAGCCCGCGTCCGTCGAGGTCCCCGCGCTCGAAGTGGACGTGAACTTCCTCTGTCCGTCCCTCGCCACCCAGAGCCTCCTGCTCACCCCGAAGGCCCAGGCCCAGGTGAAGGTGCCCGAGTCCTGCCCGGACGCCGGAGCCGACTGGCGCTTCACCCTCCACTGTCCCGAGGACACCTGCTCGGGCGTCATCCGGACCGCCCAGGGCGCCATCGCCCTCGTGCAAGGCCCCCGCAAGCAGCTCCAGGTGAAACCCCTGGCCAAGGAGCACGCCCCCACCCTGGACCTCCTGGCGCTGAAGATCACCGGCCAGTACGCCCTGACGATGCCCTCGGCCGAGGAGCACCAGCGACCCGTGCAACTGCTGCTCCAGCACCCCGCCGTCACCGGCGTGTACACGCTCTCTTCCTCGGAGCACATTCCCGTGGTGTTCGAGCTGGGCGGCAAGCGCCTCGTGCTCAACTCCGAGGTGCAGTGGACCGAGGACGAGCGCGTGCACCTGCGGCTGCGGAACACGAAAGGCGCGCTCCTGTTCGACGGGACGCTCGCCTTGAAGGAGCAGCGGGAGCTGGACTGCCAGCGGCTGGACGGCTTCTGCCAGGGCTCGCTGAAGCTCTGGGTGCGCGAGTACCAGGCCCTGCCCATCCAGCCGTAATGCGGCCCGAGGCGGGCCGGCTACTTCGGCCCCTTCTCCTCGGTGAACTCGGCATCCACCTCGGGGCCCGCGCCGCGCTCGATGCGGGGCTGGCGGGGGGCCTGTTGTGGAGGAAAGGGCGGCTCCACCGGGGGCGGCCCGAACGGACCGCCGGGAAAGGGACCCGTCGAGAACGTCGTCACGCGGATGGAGCCGGACGCCATGCGGCGCTCGACGCCCCGGCGCACCCAGCGGGCCACGACGCGGCGCGTGGGCGGCAGAAGCAGGAGCACGCCCAGCACGTCGGACACCACGCCCGGAATCACCAACAGCAGGCCCCCCGCGAGGACGAGCACGCCCCCCAGCAGCCCTTCCTCGGGCACCCGGCGCTGGGCCACGGACTCCTGCCAGCGGCGCAGCACCCGCAGCCCCTCCCTCCGGGCCAACGAGGCACCAATCACCCCCGAGAGCAGCACCAGGGCGAGCATGGGCACGACGCCCACCTCGCGGGCGATGAGCGACAACAGGTACAGCTCCACGAACGGCAGGAGCACGAGCGGTAGGAGGAACCTGGACACCCGCCCAACCTAATGCCCCTGGCCCCCGCACGCCCGTGAAGACGACCGCGCGGCGCTCACTCTCCGTTGAGCTGGCCCCCCATCCAGTTGACCACCAGGTACAGCACGAAGAAGAAGCCCAGCACGGTCAGCACCCACCGGGTGGTCGGCTGGAAGCCCTGGTTCTCCGTCGCCGAGGGCATGGGCATGGCCGAGGCCAGTCCGAGCATCTCACTCGCGTAGCGGGCCGTGCGCTGGTACTGGTCCGCCACTACCTGCGCGTCGTGAGCGGACAGCTCGCGCCCGAGCTGGGGATCGAACAGGCGCACCTCGGCCTCCTTCGCCAGCTCCGCGGCCTGGGACACCACCTCGCGCACCAGGGTGTCCCGGTCCGACAGCGGCACGCGCACCTCGGTGGCCACCCACTGGCCGCCCTCGCGCAGCGGGTGCACCTCCACCGAGCCCTGTTCCAGGTGCCAGGCATGCCCTCCGCCTGGCAGGGCCTTCGCCCCCCGGGCAACCAGGAGCGACTCGAGCCGGGCGCCATCGAAAGGAGTCCCGGGG
The nucleotide sequence above comes from Cystobacter fuscus DSM 2262. Encoded proteins:
- a CDS encoding prenyltransferase, with product MVGVESMGSARRWWYALKPASWPKVFVPALFGQAVGAASAGRWSAGALAWGVLWTALDITFIVLLNDWADREVDALKRRMFPRGCSPKTIPDGILPARALLLAGLGAGVGALVLAGAAGAVLARPLLLPLAALSLFIFAAYTLPPLRLNYRGGGELLEMVGVGGVLPVLHAYAQCGQWAPGTLRTWAPGLLALCLASALASGLSDEESDRAGGKRTFTTWLGNSAVRRASDGLLSMGAVFWISRGTLGFLAALPVLFFGVRAWRKSPEAVTNAFAAQGAYKLELHRAIWWGTLVLSALVLMGRWGGAR
- a CDS encoding YtxH domain-containing protein produces the protein MTRKALLAVTLGTLLAGSVGCHRNTRERAEDTAEEAADKVEDTAEKAGDKAEDAAEKAGDKIEDATDK
- a CDS encoding FxsA family protein, which encodes MSRFLLPLVLLPFVELYLLSLIAREVGVVPMLALVLLSGVIGASLARREGLRVLRRWQESVAQRRVPEEGLLGGVLVLAGGLLLVIPGVVSDVLGVLLLLPPTRRVVARWVRRGVERRMASGSIRVTTFSTGPFPGGPFGPPPVEPPFPPQQAPRQPRIERGAGPEVDAEFTEEKGPK